Proteins encoded in a region of the Candidatus Zixiibacteriota bacterium genome:
- a CDS encoding uroporphyrinogen decarboxylase family protein: protein MPFREKLNHTERLQALTEGVKPDRPPVSMWRHFYGDENDSDRFVDVMVGWQKRFDWDFLKINPKASYHYEPWGVTMRYSPDGIIKPARELFPVRTPGDWTKIGPLGARHPEFAAQLYAISRIRRALPRPFRIVMTVFNPISVAGDLVPNDAMLVSHLRDNPTAVVPALEAIAETFIDLVAEMRNAGADGIFFATTQWASANLLTADEVRRYGVAFDRPIWEATGADAFNVLHVCDSKNYLSLYADFNAALTNWDASEPTNLNLTEGHELLRSPVLGGIGHKGDLNDTNSDRVVEMARRVIEEHKNIPFALGPGCAVPVTVPMESIAAVRQSVEFAYARMRTA, encoded by the coding sequence TTGCCGTTTCGCGAAAAACTCAACCACACCGAACGCCTGCAGGCACTCACCGAGGGTGTCAAGCCCGACCGTCCGCCGGTCTCGATGTGGCGCCACTTCTACGGCGATGAGAACGACAGCGACCGTTTCGTCGACGTGATGGTCGGATGGCAGAAACGCTTCGACTGGGACTTTCTGAAGATCAATCCCAAAGCATCGTATCATTACGAACCGTGGGGCGTGACCATGCGATATAGCCCCGATGGGATCATCAAGCCCGCCCGCGAATTGTTTCCGGTCAGGACGCCCGGGGATTGGACAAAAATCGGACCCTTGGGGGCGCGACATCCTGAATTTGCCGCGCAATTGTACGCGATTTCCAGAATCCGGCGCGCGCTGCCGCGGCCGTTCCGCATCGTGATGACGGTCTTCAATCCGATCTCAGTCGCCGGCGACTTGGTGCCGAACGATGCCATGCTGGTTTCGCACCTGCGCGACAACCCGACGGCGGTCGTCCCGGCACTCGAGGCCATTGCCGAGACATTCATCGATCTCGTCGCCGAGATGCGCAACGCGGGCGCCGACGGAATCTTCTTTGCCACCACACAATGGGCCTCCGCGAATCTGCTGACGGCCGACGAGGTGCGGCGATACGGAGTGGCATTCGACCGTCCGATCTGGGAAGCCACGGGCGCAGACGCATTCAATGTTCTGCATGTTTGCGATTCGAAGAATTATCTGTCACTCTATGCCGATTTCAATGCGGCATTGACCAATTGGGACGCGAGTGAGCCGACGAATCTGAATCTGACAGAGGGGCATGAACTGCTCCGATCGCCGGTCCTCGGTGGGATCGGCCACAAGGGCGATCTGAATGACACGAACTCCGACCGCGTTGTCGAGATGGCCAGGCGCGTCATTGAAGAGCACAAGAACATACCTTTCGCGCTCGGCCCCGGCTGCGCCGTCCCGGTGACAGTCCCGATGGAGAGCATTGCGGCTGTGCGACAATCGGTCGAATTCGCGTATGCGCGCATGAGAACGGCATGA
- a CDS encoding putative metal-dependent hydrolase → MVSTTLVDHRSGMLERLRTTPQQLRVAVSGLSDAQLDTPYGPGKWTIRQVVHHLADSHMNAFVRMKLVLTEDKPTLKTYDQDDWADTIDGKLLPIASSLSIIDGLHDRMCRMLESVPDSAWSRSAVHPERGDITLDDLLAIYARHGEKHIATITGLRAEKGW, encoded by the coding sequence ATGGTATCCACGACGCTCGTCGATCATCGCTCAGGGATGCTCGAACGCCTCCGCACCACCCCGCAGCAGTTGCGTGTCGCCGTCAGCGGCCTGAGCGACGCGCAGCTTGACACCCCCTACGGTCCGGGCAAGTGGACGATCCGTCAGGTTGTCCATCATCTGGCCGACTCGCACATGAATGCATTTGTGCGCATGAAACTTGTCCTGACCGAGGACAAGCCCACATTAAAGACCTACGATCAGGATGACTGGGCCGACACGATTGATGGCAAGTTGCTGCCGATTGCGTCGTCGTTGTCGATCATCGACGGCCTGCACGATCGTATGTGCAGGATGCTGGAGTCCGTGCCGGACTCCGCCTGGAGCCGTTCGGCGGTGCATCCTGAACGCGGCGACATCACACTCGATGACCTGCTGGCCATCTATGCCCGTCACGGCGAGAAGCACATCGCCACGATCACGGGTTTGCGCGCCGAGAAGGGCTGGTAA
- a CDS encoding DinB family protein — protein sequence MGEEITIVADLLPRLRHTLDYDAWANQQTLESLQRADTPPVEAIGIMAHIIAADWLWLDRMREQPQHCAVWPHWSVKECAEEERLLRESFDEMLTGLSEPSLERQVTYKNTKGEKWSNAIADILDHLLVHSAYHRGQIALLLRHSGGEPAYTDFIHAVRTGAIN from the coding sequence TTGGGAGAGGAGATTACCATCGTCGCTGATCTTCTGCCACGTCTCCGCCACACGCTCGACTACGATGCCTGGGCGAATCAGCAAACGTTGGAGTCCCTGCAACGTGCCGACACGCCACCCGTCGAAGCCATCGGCATCATGGCGCACATCATCGCCGCCGATTGGCTCTGGCTGGATCGCATGCGCGAGCAACCGCAGCATTGTGCCGTTTGGCCGCATTGGTCCGTGAAAGAGTGTGCTGAAGAGGAGAGATTGCTGCGCGAGAGTTTCGACGAGATGCTCACCGGTCTGTCGGAGCCGTCGCTGGAGCGGCAGGTGACGTACAAGAATACGAAAGGGGAGAAGTGGTCGAACGCGATTGCCGATATACTCGATCACCTGCTGGTACATTCGGCGTATCATCGCGGCCAGATCGCGCTGCTGCTCCGTCACAGCGGCGGGGAACCGGCCTATACCGACTTCATTCACGCCGTGCGCACCGGCGCGATCAACTAA
- a CDS encoding DUF169 domain-containing protein yields MTNAEFAAILERHIRPATFPVAVKMLKKGERIPDRAKRPKTDLGFDVAICQSVGLARRYGWTLAVGRDDISCPITKAFFGFEERVPYLTEGHACAGMYTESTQAGARTEESIPRFAHKQYEYFVCGPLAKVQFDWDVVIVYGNAAQVMRLVTGALYKRGGAMISQTAGRVDCADLTVGAMNTGEYQYVLPCYGDRIFGGTSDEEMAFSLPRSRADELVAGLEGTHKGGIRYPIPMFLRFTGEFPESYRKLEDFWTHDSDPENK; encoded by the coding sequence ATGACCAACGCTGAGTTTGCCGCCATTCTGGAGCGTCACATTCGTCCAGCCACATTCCCGGTTGCGGTGAAGATGTTGAAGAAGGGCGAGCGGATTCCCGACCGCGCCAAGCGCCCCAAAACCGATCTCGGATTCGATGTCGCGATCTGCCAGTCGGTCGGGTTGGCGCGACGTTACGGCTGGACGCTGGCGGTCGGACGCGACGACATCTCCTGCCCGATCACCAAGGCGTTTTTCGGATTTGAAGAACGCGTCCCCTACCTGACCGAAGGGCACGCCTGCGCCGGCATGTACACCGAATCAACCCAGGCCGGAGCACGCACCGAAGAATCGATCCCACGTTTCGCGCACAAGCAATATGAGTACTTCGTGTGCGGACCCCTGGCCAAAGTGCAATTCGATTGGGATGTCGTCATCGTCTACGGCAATGCCGCGCAGGTGATGCGGCTGGTCACCGGCGCGCTCTACAAACGCGGCGGCGCGATGATCTCCCAGACCGCCGGACGGGTCGATTGCGCCGATCTGACCGTTGGGGCGATGAACACGGGCGAATATCAGTATGTCCTGCCATGCTACGGCGACCGCATCTTCGGCGGCACATCCGACGAGGAGATGGCGTTTTCCCTGCCGCGGTCACGCGCCGATGAATTGGTGGCCGGATTGGAAGGGACCCACAAAGGCGGGATCCGTTACCCGATCCCGATGTTCCTGCGCTTCACTGGTGAATTTCCCGAAAGTTATCGCAAACTCGAAGATTTCTGGACTCACGATTCCGATCCGGAGAACAAATAA
- a CDS encoding GAF domain-containing protein: protein MMTPITATESILQRVDDAIRHGGDSIAVMDRIAALLHESIPHYTWVGFYLLEGDMLTLGPYRGKPSPHTRIPLNQGICGAAASQQRTVIVADVNADPRYLACSIETRSEIVVPILFDGICLGEIDIDSDQPDAFGASDQSLLEAIAERMAPKMRT from the coding sequence ATGATGACCCCGATAACGGCCACAGAGAGTATCCTGCAACGCGTCGACGATGCAATACGCCACGGGGGGGATTCCATCGCAGTCATGGACCGAATCGCGGCGCTGCTGCACGAATCGATCCCTCACTACACCTGGGTGGGATTCTATCTGCTCGAAGGCGACATGCTGACGCTCGGGCCGTATCGCGGAAAGCCATCGCCGCACACCCGCATCCCGCTGAACCAGGGCATATGCGGCGCAGCGGCATCCCAGCAGCGGACCGTGATCGTTGCCGACGTCAACGCCGATCCGCGCTACCTGGCCTGCTCCATCGAGACGCGTTCGGAAATTGTTGTGCCGATCCTGTTCGACGGCATCTGTCTCGGTGAGATCGACATCGATTCCGACCAACCCGACGCCTTCGGCGCATCGGATCAATCATTGCTGGAAGCCATCGCGGAGCGCATGGCGCCGAAGATGCGGACATAA